CTTCTCTCTCACTGGTTACCTCAGCTAAGATGGGCAGCTGACCATGCTTCAATCGAATTATACGCAGCTGACTCTAGAATACTTAGTGCCTGGGATCTACTCGCTACAAACACATCGATAAAAGTTATGCCCTCTTACTTGGCTTATTGGCCATCTGTTCCAAAGCGGCAGGATGTTAAGGGTTGTAATACGGTTCTGGCCTATACCGGTGATGTAAAGGCTGACAAGGGCTTTAAGGAGCTTCCTAATGTAGTCAGAGAGCTGCTGGCGGATCAATCTATTGATCAAGTGATCGTCCAGTTTACGTGGAACTGGGACATGCCCGAATTAGAGAGTTGTAAATTGGAGCTAAGAAGATTAGCGCAAGATGAATCTCGTTTCGGCCTATTTGAGGGCCCTTGGACTCATATAGAGTTTGCCCAAACTATTGCAGATAGTTCTGCTTACTATTGTACTTATGACCGTGCTGTTTACGATGGTAAGTCATCAGGTCTGCCAGTGTGGCTGGGGTTTTATAACGTGTCGCTACTGGGATATAGGCCTAAGGCGCTTGAAGATGAGTTATATTACATTGAGCAACATCCAGCATACAAAGAAGCCCTTTACTCAGACCTAATCGAATGGTTTCAAAGTTGAGATTATGAATAAGTTAACCATAGAAATATCTTCCTATCCTAAGTCCGGAAATACGTGGGTTAGGCATATTTTTCGCGAGGTACTTCGAGGGACAAATGCTTCGAGGATCGAGCTTGCGACTGCCCTACATCAGCGTGGAGCACAACAAATTAAATCGTTAGAGCCAATTGAAATTAGTTCTTTGGGATTAAGTTTGAGGCTCTATAAGTCACACATTTGCGATCATCCAGAGCTAAATCCAAATCGGGTTCTATATGCATACAGGCATCCGTTGGATGTGTTATTTAGCGCCTTGAACTTTCATGCAACTCAGGCATTAATGCTGGGTAAAAAAGTTGATTTGTCGGTCTTTCGTGATGCCCGACCGAAAATGGTTGAGCAAATGTTGAGTGATGGGGATATTTCCTACTACTTTGACCGCTTTTTAGCGGATGCTGGTGCCTCGCTATTTCCAAGATCATTGACCGGAGTTGATACTTATTTTGATCATGTTGGCGCTGCCTTAGATAACCCCAAGGTAGTTGGCGTTAAGTATGAAGACATGTGTAGCGACGTAGCGGGAGCCATTGAGCCTGCCATTTGCGAAGTTCTAGGTCTTTCTCAGTTAGGTGCTACGATAAATTATAACTATATTAATAAGAATACGAAGGGTAGTGATAGGAAGGACTTTTTTTGGAAGGCTTCTAGCGGCGGTTACGTTGAACTACTCTCTGCGGCGCAGGTTGATCGTTTATGTACGCACTATCAGCAAGAGTTAAAGAATTTAGGTTACCTCTAAGCGCACTAACCTGTATTGATCACGGAGGTTCTCTCTGAAATTATTCTTTCATGGTGCAAGTGTTACTCAGCAGTCAAAGGAGGGAGGGTATCTTACTCAGCTTCGAAGTAAATTGAAGCAAAGAGGCGCAAAGATCAAAGTTCAATCTAAGGGCTATGGTGGTAATCATATTGGTGATGCCGGCTACCTTACTATTAATCGCGATGTGCCAGCTGACGTAGATGTTTGTTTTCTAGAGTGGAGCACTCCAGAGCAAAAGTCGTTACCGCGAGAAAAATTTCTCTACATGTTGGATATACTGCATGGTAAGTCGATACTGCCGATAGTGCTAATCTTGGCTCGTAAAGATAATATTGCTGGAGATAGGGAGTTTGACCGCGAACTGCTAAAGCTCTGTGAAGAAAATGACGTTAAAGTTTTGGATTATCGAAGCCTCATCGTCCCAGACGTGGATCTTAGAGATGCGGTACACACTAAGGAGAGTGGTGCGCTGAAGTATTCGCAGGCGATCATTGATGAGTTAAGTAGTATTCAAACTAGCCTTGAGTCTTGGAAGCCTCCCAGGGGCGGGCCGCTCGCTTTTAGTATTAATAGTCTGTCAGAGTTAACGATAACCCTGGAAGAAGGGCAAGCGTTAGAGTTTGATGTAGAGGTACTGGGTGAAAATGCTGAGGTTATAGCTGAGGTTGTTCGTGGGCCAGCGTCGGGTGTTATTGACGTATTGCCGGAAAAACTGAAGATTAAAGTTTGGGATCGATGGTCACACTTTGAGCGCCCCTCATTCCTGTCAATTTGTAAGTTTGAAGGCGTTAATAACTTTGTCCAGCGTGTAACTATCGCCATGACAGAGGATTCGGTTGACTACTCCCATTGCGCACGACCATTTAGTTACGACGGGCCCAAAAACTTTAAATTGAAGTCTTTACTGCTTACTAATTGTGTAGCTAAGAATGACCCGAAGGTAATGCATAGTTCGGAAGTCATATAAAATGCTTGTTTGTTCGTGTAACTCCGTTAAAATTATGCAATCAGAATGGAGTCTGATCTACTGTATAAAATTAGTTATAAAAGGCTAGCTCTGATTCCATTTCTAAACCGTTCAATCTAAACGACGAAGAGATCATGAATCCCAAAGTTACTGTAGTAACCGTATCTTATAATTGCCTAGCTGATCTGCAACATACTGTAGAAAATGTTACCAGGCAGACCTACGCTGATGTTGAATATATCGTCGTTGATGGCGCCTCGTCAGACGGAACAAAAGAGTACTTGGAATCCCAAAGTGGAGGTATGATCCACCAATGGGTCTCGGAGCCTGATAAAGGCATCTATTTCGCTATGAACAAAGCTATCACAATGGCATCTGGAGACTGGGTGATCTTCATGAACGCCGGCGATGAATTTCATAGTGATGATGCCATAGCGATGGCGTTTGGTGATGCGACGGATCTCTCAAATATCGATTTCGTATTTGGTGATCGCTATAAAATTGAGCCTTCGGGCAGTTCAACCTACGAGAAAGCGGGCCCAATTGAAGATACTCTGCTTCGTGAAGTTGTTTTTCATCAGGCACTGTTCACTAGGTTATCGTTGCTAAAAGACAGGCCATACAATACCTATTTGAAACTTGCTGCAGACTTTGAATATGTAGTGCGTTCCTTCTCTGAAGGTAAACGATTTCTCCACGTCCCTTTACCAATCTGCAATTTCATGGCTGGTGGCCGAAGCCGGCAGCAGCATATTCGAGCAATGATCGAAGCGTTAAAGGTAGTGACGGATCATCAGTCCCAGGCTTCCAAATGGCGTGAAAGTGATATTTTTAAGCACTTTGTCGCTAATCATCTTGAGTACGTGACCTCTAGCTTTTTACAGGATTATATGGTTAATACACCTACCCATAGGAAGCTTTGGTTAAGTTATGATGAGAATGAACGCCTCCAATTCAATAGTGAGCCAAAAGACAACTTTATTGAGAGCTATTTTAATCGAGTCTTTACACCTTTAAGTCACCCGAAAACTGGCTTTAAAGCACAACCGGTGAAAGTTGAGCTTAAATATGCCCAGCCCAAAATAAGTGTTGTAACGGTTGTGTTTAATGACCCTCAGGGATTGTCGAAGACTATAAATAGTGTTGCTGCACAATCCTATCCCAATATTGAGTATTTGGTGATTGACGGCGGGTCAACCGACGAAACGATTCAAGTGCTGGAGAATAATCAGCGCTTTGTTGATGTAAGTGTTTCGGAACGAGACAACGGCATCTACGATGCAATGAATAAGGCAATCCGACTAGCAAGTGGGGATTTTGTTATCTTTATGAATGCGGGCGATACCTTCTCAAGTACTAAGGTGGTTGAGTACGTATTCGACAATGCGAAACTAGATAATGACGTGATTTATGGTGATAGAAACTACGTCTCCTCCAAGGGTGATATTACTCATCAACCCGCGCAACCAATATCAACCGTCTTTAAGCGAATGCCTTATTGCCACCAGTCGGTATTCGTGAAGTTGAAGACACTCCAGCGATTCATGTTTAACGAAACTTATAAGTTCGCTGCCGATTATAACCAGGTTGTGGAAATGTACGTGGCGGGGTGTAACTTTCAGTACCTTCCCATTACGGTTAGCAACTTTGCAGAGGGGGGACGAAGTGAGTCGGGGATTAGACCGTACCTTGAAACTATTAAGATTCAATATGATCATGGTGGAGTGGAATTTAAGCCTGAAGATAGTGTCTACCTGCAAGGTTTGGTAAATAATATTTCTGATTTGGCAAAGTAGTTTAAACAGTGAAGAATTTATTAACAGCCGACATTCTTGATCAAATCGACTTCTCTACGGTGTTAGAGGTTGAGCGAGCGACGCTCAGCAAGATTAACGATACTTCTAAACAAGATTACTTATGGCAGCGTTTAGAAGAGCTACTCTATACCGACTTCAACCTGCCGATAGACCAATCAGCTGAGATTATGGGATTCAGGTCTTTAGATCGTTCAGACTATGAACAGCTATTTGATGCGGTTCTAAGAAATACTAATGGCTCCGTAATTCGAGCAGAGAACTATCGTCAAACTCGCCAGTACGCGAATCAGGATGCTGCACAGTTTGTTCATGATAGTACGATTCTAATGCGTTACATCGATGAGCCGAGCACACTACAAAGATCTTGCTTATATGTCCACCTATGCCTACATTTTTGGGTGGTAGAAAAGCTATTCTCTAACCATTTTAGTAAGTTGGTGTTATTCGGAGACATGCAGTCAGTAGAGAATCTGGCGGTTCAATTAGCAAGAATTTTTGGCATTAAGACTGCGACAATGCAACATGGTCTCTACGTAGATTACGGTACTTACAATACTATCAACGTGGTCAACTACCTAAATCATAATTCCGATTATTTTTTAGCATGGGGGGAGGAGACTAAGTCCCTTATAGAGAAGCACCGAAGTAATGCCCAAGTTGTTATCTGTGGTAATCCTACTTTAGCAAAAGAAGAGTCAACGCTTTCTTCTGATAAAGTAACCGGTGAGTATATTCTAGTGGTACTAGATCAGGTCATTTTCAAGGAGCAAAATCTGGCTATGCTCAAATGCGTGAGTCAGTATGCTTCGCGTCTAAATATCCCCGTCGCTGTCCGTTGTCACCCTTCTGATAATAAGCAAAACTATTTTACCAAAATCCCTGGTTTAGTAGATGACGGAAATGTTAGCAAAGCTTTGTTTGTAGTGGGGCATACCACGACATTACTATTTGAAATTCTAGCGAGAGGGATTCCTACGGTTCAGTTCGTTAGTGATATTCCACGTATTAATCTCCCAGGAGCGCTGCAATTTAATGATGTTGATTCATTGGCTGAAATTGAATTAGATGCGCACGATTTTCTAGCGCTAGCTAGGCACTATGTTGCGAGCTGTGGTGAACAAGCTGAAATACAATACCGTTCATTCTTTAGTCAGATCTTTTAACCGAAGTCATCATATCCCTGGCAAACGCTTCCAACCGTTGAATAACTTAACTAGAATAGCGAGTTATACTAATTAAGCGTTTATTGAGTGAAGATGAATATCTCCGAACTGTTGTCCGATCAAAATCCCAGTTATCTTCACGTAGGTAAAGCGAATAGATATATTGCGAAGTGTGTTACTGAGAATCGCCCTAAGCTCGTGGGTAGGTTTGGCTCGATAGAAGGGCGAGTAGTTGGGCATTATTTACTTGGTTTGACGGATAAGAACGATCACGTCCTTCCGCGTGTGGCGCAAAGTAATGCTGGAATTTGCCGACCGAGTAAGCGAACGCTAAAACACTTCGCTTGCGAATATATCTCTGCAGCCGCGAATGTTGACCTACTAGCGGCATGGAATTTTCCTCATCAATCAAAGTTAGCCGAGCTAACAGACCCTTCTCGTATGACACGGCTGTCGTTTATCGATCCAGTTTACGCACTGTCGCAAAGCTTGACGCCCTGGACCAAATCGCTAGAAGGTAAGCGTGTTCTGGTTATTCACCCTTTCAAATCAACGATTCAACAGCAATATGAGCGTCGTCGGGAGATTCCTGTACTAGCGTCGATGCTCCCCAACTTTGACCTGCAGATCATTCAGCCCCCAGTAACTACCGGTGCGAATATTGA
The uncultured Umboniibacter sp. genome window above contains:
- a CDS encoding sulfotransferase domain-containing protein; protein product: MNKLTIEISSYPKSGNTWVRHIFREVLRGTNASRIELATALHQRGAQQIKSLEPIEISSLGLSLRLYKSHICDHPELNPNRVLYAYRHPLDVLFSALNFHATQALMLGKKVDLSVFRDARPKMVEQMLSDGDISYYFDRFLADAGASLFPRSLTGVDTYFDHVGAALDNPKVVGVKYEDMCSDVAGAIEPAICEVLGLSQLGATINYNYINKNTKGSDRKDFFWKASSGGYVELLSAAQVDRLCTHYQQELKNLGYL
- a CDS encoding glycosyltransferase family 2 protein, with the translated sequence MNPKVTVVTVSYNCLADLQHTVENVTRQTYADVEYIVVDGASSDGTKEYLESQSGGMIHQWVSEPDKGIYFAMNKAITMASGDWVIFMNAGDEFHSDDAIAMAFGDATDLSNIDFVFGDRYKIEPSGSSTYEKAGPIEDTLLREVVFHQALFTRLSLLKDRPYNTYLKLAADFEYVVRSFSEGKRFLHVPLPICNFMAGGRSRQQHIRAMIEALKVVTDHQSQASKWRESDIFKHFVANHLEYVTSSFLQDYMVNTPTHRKLWLSYDENERLQFNSEPKDNFIESYFNRVFTPLSHPKTGFKAQPVKVELKYAQPKISVVTVVFNDPQGLSKTINSVAAQSYPNIEYLVIDGGSTDETIQVLENNQRFVDVSVSERDNGIYDAMNKAIRLASGDFVIFMNAGDTFSSTKVVEYVFDNAKLDNDVIYGDRNYVSSKGDITHQPAQPISTVFKRMPYCHQSVFVKLKTLQRFMFNETYKFAADYNQVVEMYVAGCNFQYLPITVSNFAEGGRSESGIRPYLETIKIQYDHGGVEFKPEDSVYLQGLVNNISDLAK